In one Phyllostomus discolor isolate MPI-MPIP mPhyDis1 chromosome 8, mPhyDis1.pri.v3, whole genome shotgun sequence genomic region, the following are encoded:
- the LOC114503065 gene encoding keratin, type I cytoskeletal 27 has protein sequence MSVRFSSASRRLGSCGAVGSVRLSGGGAGFGAGNACGVPGTGSGFSCAFGGNSSAGGYGAGLGGGSAFCGAFTGNEHGLLSGNEKVTMQNLNDRLASYLDNVRALEEANSDLEQKIKGWYEKFGPGSCRGLDHDYSRYLPIIDDLKNQIISATTSNASVVLQNDNAKLTADDFRLKFENEQALHQSVDADINSLRRVLDELTLCRTDLEIQLETLSEELAYLKKNHKEEMKALQCAAGGNVNVEMNAAPGVDLTVLLNNMRAEYEALAEQNRRDAEAWFNEKSATLQQQISDDAGANTSARNELTEMKRTLQTLEIELQSLLATKHSLECSLTETEGNYCAQLAQIQAQIGALEEQLHQVRTETEGQKLEYEQLLDIKVHLEKEIETYCRLIDGEDGSCVKSKGYKGPGNEIKDSSKGTVVKTIVEEIDPRGKVLSSRVQTVEEKATKVNNTKSEQRVPS, from the exons ATGTCTGTGCGCTTTTCTTCTGCATCCAGGCGCCTGGGCTCCTGCGGGGCCGTGGGCTCCGTGCGGCTGTCTGGTGGGGGAGCCGGCTTCGGGGCTGGAAACGCGTGTGGTGTGCCGGGCACTGGCAGTGGCTTTTCTTGTGCCTTTGGGGGCAACTCCTCTGCGGGAGGTTATGGGGCAGGGCTTGGCGGGGGCAGTGCTTTCTGCGGGGCCTTCACGGGGAATGAGCACGGACTCCTCTCGGGCAACGAGAAGGTGACCATGCAGAACCTCAACGACCGCCTGGCCTCCTATCTGGACAACGTGCGGGCGCTAGAGGAGGCCAATTCGGACCTGGAGCAGAAGATCAAAGGGTGGTATGAGAAATTTGGGCCTGGCTCTTGCCGCGGTCTCGATCATGATTATAGCAGATACCTCCCAATCATTGACGACCTGAAGAACCAG ATCATTTCTGCAACTACAAGCAACGCCAGCGTCGTCCTGCAGAACGATAATGCGAAGCTAACAGCGGATGACTTCAGGCTCAA GTTTGAAAACGAGCAGGCCCTTCACCAGAGCGTGGACGCAGACATCAACAGCCTGCGCAGGGTCCTGGATGAGCTGACGCTGTGCAGGACGGACCTGGAGATCCAGCTGGAAACGCTGAGCGAGGAGCTGGCCTACCTCAAGAAGAACCACAAGGAG GAGATGAAGGCTCTGCAGTGCGCCGCGGGGGGCAACGTGAACGTGGAGATGAACGCGGCGCCCGGGGTGGACCTCACGGTCCTGCTGAACAACATGCGGGCTGAGTACGAAGCCCTCGCCGAGCAGAACCGCCGGGACGCGGAGGCCTGGTTCAACGAGAAG AGCGCCACGCTGCAACAGCAGATTTCCGACGACGCTGGCGCCAACACCTCAGCTCGAAATGAACTTACTGAGATGAAACGTACTCTTCAAACCCTGGAGATTGAACTTCAGTCCCTCTTAGCAACA AAACACTCCCTGGAGTGCTCCCTGACGGAGACGGAAGGCAACTACTGCGCGCAGCTGGCCCAGATCCAGGCTCAGATCGGGGCCCTGGAGGAGCAGCTGCACCAGGTCCGGACCGAGACCGAGGGCCAGAAGCTGGAGTACGAGCAGCTGCTGGACATCAAGGTGCACCTGGAGAAAGAAATCGAGACCTACTGCCGCCTGATAGATGGAGAAGATGG CTCTTGCGTTAAATCAAAAGGATACAAAGGACCAGGAAATGAGATAAAAG ATTCATCGAAAGGCACTGTGGTTAAAACAATTGTTGAAGAAATAGATCCTCGTGGTAAAGTTCTCTCGTCCAGAGTTCAGACCGTGGAAGAGAAGGCCACCAAGGTCAACAACACGAAGAGCGAACAGAGGGTGCCTTCCTGA
- the LOC114503067 gene encoding keratin, type I cytoskeletal 28 codes for MHSSNRNIPIVAYKSPKKPSVYNTLFFIEVASIADRVDVPHTTMSLRFSSGSRLVCLRSGSGSVRPSSAGAGLAGGSACGSSVAGSGFSCGLGGGLGSVPGGSHAGGAFGNAAGASFAGSEGGLLSGNEKVTMQNLNDRLASYLDNVRALEEANAELERKIKGWYEKYGPGSCRGLDYSRYHLMIEDLKNQVISSTAANANVILQIDNARLAADDFRLKYENELALHQNAEADINGLRRVLDELTLCRTDQELQYESLSEEMTYLKKNHEQEMKALQCAAGGNVNVEMNAAPGVDLTVLLNNMRAEYEALAEQNRRDAEAWFNEKSATLQQQISDDAGAATSARTELTEMKRSLQTVEIELQSLLAMKHSLECSLSETESNYCAQLAQIQAQIRALEEQLHQVRTETEGQKLEYEQLLDIKVHLEKEIETYCRLIDGDGNSCSKSKGFGSGSSGNSSKDLSKTTLVKTVVEEIDQRGKVLSSRIQSIEEKTSKMTSGKTEQRFSF; via the exons atgcaCAGCTCAAACAGAAACATCCCGATCGTTGCGTATAAAAGCCCAAAGAAACCATCGGTGTACAACACTCTGTTCTTCATTGAAGTCGCAAGCATTGCAGACAGGGTGGACGTTCCTCACACCACCATGTCTCTCCGGTTTTCCAGTGGGTCCAGGCTTGTCTGCTTGCGGTCTGGAAGTGGATCTGTCAGGCCATCCAGCGCGGGTGCAGGCTTGGCAGGCGGCAGCGCCTGCGGCAGCTCTGTCGCTGGAAGTGGATTTTCCTGTGGCTTGGGAGGGGGCTTGGGCAGTGTTCCCGGTGGAAGCCATGCTGGTGGCGCCTTTGGAAATGCTGCCGGTGCCAGCTTTGCTGGAAGCGAAGGAGGCCTCCTCTCAGGGAATGAGAAGGTGACCATGCAGAACCTCAACGACCGCCTGGCCTCCTACCTGGACAACGTGCGTGCTCTGGAGGAGGCCAACGCTGAACTCGAGAGAAAAATCAAGGGTTGGTATGAAAAATACGGCCCTGGATCTTGCCGTGGACTTGACTATAGCAGATACCACCTGATGATCGAAGATCTTAAGAATCAG GTTATCTCTTCCACAGCTGCTAATGCTAATGTCATTCTGCAGATTGATAATGCCAGGCTGGCCGCTGATGACTTCCGGTTAAA GTACGAGAACGAGCTGGCGCTTCACCAGAACGCGGAGGCTGACATCAACGGGCTGCGGCGCGTGCTGGACGAGCTGACGCTCTGCAGGACCGACCAGGAGCTGCAGTACGAGTCCCTGAGTGAAGAGATGACATATCTCAAGAAGAACCACGAACAG GAGATGAAGGCTCTGCAGTGCGCCGCGGGGGGCAACGTGAACGTGGAGATGAACGCGGCGCCCGGGGTGGACCTCACGGTCCTGCTGAACAACATGCGGGCTGAGTACGAAGCCCTCGCCGAGCAGAACCGCCGGGACGCGGAGGCCTGGTTCAACGAGAAG AGCGCTACGCTGCAGCAGCAGATCTCCGACGACGCGGGCGCAGCCACCTCGGCCAGGACCGAGCTGACCGAAATGAAACGCAGCCTGCAGACGGTGGAGATAGAGCTGCAGTCCCTCCTGGCAATG AAACACTCCCTGGAGTGCTCCCTGTCCGAGACCGAAAGCAACTACTGCGCGCAGCTGGCCCAGATCCAGGCTCAGATCCGGGCGCTGGAGGAGCAGCTGCACCAGGTCCGGACCGAGACCGAGGGCCAGAAGCTGGAGTACGAGCAGCTGCTGGACATCAAGGTGCACCTGGAGAAAGAAATCGAGACCTACTGCCGCCTGATAGACGGAGATGGGAA CTCCTGCTCCAAATCAAAAGGCTTTGGATCAGGAAGCTCAGGGAATTCATCTAAAG ATTTATCCAAAACGACCCTGGTGAAGACGGTGGTTGAAGAGATAGATCAACGCGGTAAAGTCCTTTCCTCAAGGATCCAATCCATTGAAGAAAAGACATCCAAAATGACCAGCGGCAAGACAGAACAAAGGTTTTCTTTCTAG